From one Cyprinus carpio isolate SPL01 chromosome B3, ASM1834038v1, whole genome shotgun sequence genomic stretch:
- the LOC109079929 gene encoding gastrula zinc finger protein XlCGF57.1-like isoform X1 — translation MVFIKEEREENTIEPETWRIKHEEPETCRIKHEEPETCRIKQEEQGELIEESEENEELSEDEEKHHVNTGEKPLSCSQIKQKDLKKRAKKYFTCTQCGKSLIRKNSLERHMRVHTGQKPFICDQCGKSFTQSATLKYHMNIHTGEKPYKCSHCDKRFIRSGDLKTHERIHTGEKPYTCDQCGKRFTRSLSLKKHINIHTGEKPYKCSHCDKRFSQSSHLKTHERIHIGEKPYTCDQCGKNFTRKGILMTHMKFHTREKLYTCNQCGKSLRSKTSLERHMRVHTGEKPFTCDQCGKSFSQSSRLKRHMDIHTGEKLYSCDQCGKTFLRASDLKKHLRVHTKEKPHSCHVCGKSFSRFSTLKVHQKIHTGVREYMCFECEKTFISANCLKLHQRIHTGEKPYKCSHCDKRFSVSSSLKRHRRIHTGEKPYHCTECGKCFKHSSSLHSHTKNNHKLIEENGENEESSEVEEKNHVKTEEKL, via the exons agttGATTGAAGAAAGCGAGGAGAACGAAGAATTGAGTGAAGATGAGGAGAAACATCATGTCaatactggagaaaaacctttgagttgctctcaaatcaaacagaaagatttaaagaaaagagCCAAGAAAtatttcacctgcactcagtgtggaaagagtttgataAGAAAAAATAGTCTTGAGCGTcatatgagagttcatactggacaGAAACCGTTCatatgtgatcagtgcgggaagagtttcacacaatcagCAACCCTTAAGtatcacatgaacatccacactggcgagaaaccttataagtgttcacactgtgacaagagattcattcGGTCAGGAGACctaaaaacacatgagaggatccacactggagagaaaccgtacacatgtgatcagtgcgggaagagattCACACGATCATTAAGCCTTAAGAAACACATCAACATCCACACTGgcgagaaaccttataagtgttcacactgtgacaagagattcagtcagtcatcacatctgaaaacacatgagaggatccacattggagagaaaccgtacacatgtgatcagtgcgggaagaatTTTACACGGAAAGGAATCCTTATGACACATATGAAATTTCATACAAGAGAGAAACTGTACACATGtaatcaatgtggaaagagtttgagaAGCAAAACAAGTCTTGAgcgtcacatgagagttcatactggagagaaaccattcacttgtgatcagtgcgggaagagtttctcaCAATCATCACGCCTTAAGAGACACATggacatccacactggagagaaactgtactcatgtgatcagtgtggcaaaacatttttgagagcTTCAGACCTGAAGAAACACCTgagagttcatacaaaggagaagccacattcatgtcatgtgtgtggaaaaagtttttcaCGTTTTTCAACTTTGAAagtacatcagaaaatacatactggtgtgagagagtacatgtgctttgagtgtgaaaagactttcaTTTCGGCAAACTGTTTAAAACTGCaccagaggattcacactggagagaaaccttacaagtgttcacactgtgacaagagattcagtgtgtcatcaagtctgaaaagacacaggaggatccacactggagagaaaccgtatcactgcactgaatgtgggaagtgtttcaaaCATTCATCTTCTTTACACAGTcatacaaaaaacaatcaca agTTGATTGAAGAAAATGGGGAGAATGAAGAATCAAGTGAAGTTGAGgagaaaaatcatgtcaaaactgaagaaaaactttag
- the LOC109079929 gene encoding gastrula zinc finger protein XlCGF8.2DB-like isoform X2, with the protein MRVHTGQKPFICDQCGKSFTQSATLKYHMNIHTGEKPYKCSHCDKRFIRSGDLKTHERIHTGEKPYTCDQCGKRFTRSLSLKKHINIHTGEKPYKCSHCDKRFSQSSHLKTHERIHIGEKPYTCDQCGKNFTRKGILMTHMKFHTREKLYTCNQCGKSLRSKTSLERHMRVHTGEKPFTCDQCGKSFSQSSRLKRHMDIHTGEKLYSCDQCGKTFLRASDLKKHLRVHTKEKPHSCHVCGKSFSRFSTLKVHQKIHTGVREYMCFECEKTFISANCLKLHQRIHTGEKPYKCSHCDKRFSVSSSLKRHRRIHTGEKPYHCTECGKCFKHSSSLHSHTKNNHKLIEENGENEESSEVEEKNHVKTEEKL; encoded by the exons atgagagttcatactggacaGAAACCGTTCatatgtgatcagtgcgggaagagtttcacacaatcagCAACCCTTAAGtatcacatgaacatccacactggcgagaaaccttataagtgttcacactgtgacaagagattcattcGGTCAGGAGACctaaaaacacatgagaggatccacactggagagaaaccgtacacatgtgatcagtgcgggaagagattCACACGATCATTAAGCCTTAAGAAACACATCAACATCCACACTGgcgagaaaccttataagtgttcacactgtgacaagagattcagtcagtcatcacatctgaaaacacatgagaggatccacattggagagaaaccgtacacatgtgatcagtgcgggaagaatTTTACACGGAAAGGAATCCTTATGACACATATGAAATTTCATACAAGAGAGAAACTGTACACATGtaatcaatgtggaaagagtttgagaAGCAAAACAAGTCTTGAgcgtcacatgagagttcatactggagagaaaccattcacttgtgatcagtgcgggaagagtttctcaCAATCATCACGCCTTAAGAGACACATggacatccacactggagagaaactgtactcatgtgatcagtgtggcaaaacatttttgagagcTTCAGACCTGAAGAAACACCTgagagttcatacaaaggagaagccacattcatgtcatgtgtgtggaaaaagtttttcaCGTTTTTCAACTTTGAAagtacatcagaaaatacatactggtgtgagagagtacatgtgctttgagtgtgaaaagactttcaTTTCGGCAAACTGTTTAAAACTGCaccagaggattcacactggagagaaaccttacaagtgttcacactgtgacaagagattcagtgtgtcatcaagtctgaaaagacacaggaggatccacactggagagaaaccgtatcactgcactgaatgtgggaagtgtttcaaaCATTCATCTTCTTTACACAGTcatacaaaaaacaatcaca agTTGATTGAAGAAAATGGGGAGAATGAAGAATCAAGTGAAGTTGAGgagaaaaatcatgtcaaaactgaagaaaaactttag